The Campylobacter armoricus sequence TTATGGAGCAAGTTATACTTTCTTTATAGGAAATTTAAAAGTTACTCCAAGCATATCTCAAGGTTCATATTCTTTAGGTGGAGAATATGAAGGTTTAGGTTTTAGTGGTACTTCTAGGAATTTTGGTATAGACTTTTCTTATCCTGTATGGATAAATACAAATTCATCTTTATATTTTACTTCTAGTATTTATCATAAAATACTTAGTGATGTAACCTTAGATCTTTTAACCTTTGATAAAAGCTCTAATGTAGGAAGTGTAGGTTTAGAAGGTTTATTTAGAGGATTTGAAAACAATACCTTAAGCTATAGTGCTAAGATAAGTGTAGGTAAGGTTAATGATGATGGAACTACTATATTTGGAGATACTTCTAAAAGTGATTCTAAAGGCTTTGGTTGGTTTAGAAAACTTAATGCTAGTGTGAATAATTATTATAGTTTTAATGAATACATTACCCATACGATTAATATAAACTATCAAAAGGTATTAGGAAATTTTGAACTTGATTCTTCTGAGAGTTCATCTTTAGGTGGAGCTTATGGAGTAAGAGCTTATGATAATGGAGATGGTGATGGAGATAATACTATCATAGCTAACTTTGGTGTAAGAATAAATATACCAAATACGAATTTTTACTTTACTCCTTTTTATGATGTAGGTTATGCTTGGTATGAAAAAGATTCAGGTAATAGAAGAGATGATGAACATTTCTTAGATGCGCTAGGTTTGCAAATACTTTATAATAAAGCTAATGAGTATTATATAAAACTTGATGGAGCAAGAGCATTACATAAATACAAACACGATGATGAACATAGAATGAAATTATATTTAAGTGGTGGGGTGTATTTTTAAAGTAAAAAATTCAAACTCTAAAATATAAACTATAACTTTGCTATAATTATATTTTGTATTTTAGAGGTATAGATGAATAAAATTTTATTATTAGCCGATGGTGTTTTTGCAAAAGATTTTTTAAAAAAAATTCATAACAATAAAACTTTTAAAGAATCTTTGAGTGTTGTGTATTATAACGATGAAAGCGTGGATTTGGATTTAGAAAATGAACAAATATCTTTTTATAAATTCGATCCTACTAGTTTGGTTAAACTAGAAAATTTATTTAAAGAAGATTATCATCAAGCTATTATTTATATGCAAGAAGAAGCTGATACTTTAGCTTGTTATTATAATTTAAGAAAGATACACCCAAGGCTAAATATAGTTATCATGGATTTGTGGAATATACAAATTGATGATAATTTTTGTGAAGTTGTAAATATTTATGATACTTTGAGTATAAGACTTACTGGATGTTTGGATAATATGCCTTCTATGGCTCAATTTATAGGACTTGGGCAAGGTGAGATAATGGAAGTAAGAATTCCAGCAGGGTCAAGCTTTGCCTATAGGCATATAAGCTCTATTAGTCAAAAACGCTTTAAAATTGTAATGATTTATAGAAATAATGAATTTATCCTAGCACGACCTGGGCTTATTTTAATGCCAAATGATAGTATTTTAATCGTGGGCGATCCTAAGGTTTTACAAAGTGTTTTTACAAATGTAAAAACAAGCCTTGGGCGGTTTCCTTCGCCTTTTGGAGATAATATACTTTGTATTGTTGATATGAAAAAAATGAGTGAGTTTGCTATAGAAAAACTTATTTTTGCAAGTTTGCTTTTGCATATAAGAATAAATAGTAAAAAGCTTTATTTTAAGGTTATTAATCCTACTTTAACTCCGATGTATTATAAGCTTAAATCTTTACATAAAAATAGCATAGAAGTGATGTTTGATTATGATAATACTAATGTAAAAAATATTAAATCATTTGTTGAAAATACAAACATAGGTTTGATGGTTGTAGAAGATTATCTTTTTGAAAAAGAAAAAAATTTCTTTTTTACTTTAAAAATTCCTGTTTTAAAAGCAGGCAAGGGTGATTTTGCGGATTTAAAATCTTCTGTGGTGTTGAGTTCAAATTTTGAAGATGTTGAAGGTATCGCTTCTATTATGTTAGATTTTAATAAGCAAATTCAATTAGGGCTTTCGTTGTATTATTATGCTTTAAAATTAAATAAAGCAGAAATTTTTGAATATCATCAATATTTTGAAAGCCTTTCAAAGCTTC is a genomic window containing:
- a CDS encoding COG3400 family protein codes for the protein MNKILLLADGVFAKDFLKKIHNNKTFKESLSVVYYNDESVDLDLENEQISFYKFDPTSLVKLENLFKEDYHQAIIYMQEEADTLACYYNLRKIHPRLNIVIMDLWNIQIDDNFCEVVNIYDTLSIRLTGCLDNMPSMAQFIGLGQGEIMEVRIPAGSSFAYRHISSISQKRFKIVMIYRNNEFILARPGLILMPNDSILIVGDPKVLQSVFTNVKTSLGRFPSPFGDNILCIVDMKKMSEFAIEKLIFASLLLHIRINSKKLYFKVINPTLTPMYYKLKSLHKNSIEVMFDYDNTNVKNIKSFVENTNIGLMVVEDYLFEKEKNFFFTLKIPVLKAGKGDFADLKSSVVLSSNFEDVEGIASIMLDFNKQIQLGLSLYYYALKLNKAEIFEYHQYFESLSKLHDEKLLLIEEKEHNPINKFSYKENVLHFVPFNEKILGNNFNKILKTDLNTIYYKMSKNYQLFIPSL